CCATCCCCTGCTGGCGGACGCCGGGTGCCGGAACACCCTGTTCAACGGCCGCGCGCAGACGGGAGCCGGCTTTTTCCGGGGTTTCCGCCATCAGGGCCTTTCCCGCTTCCGCGTGGAACTGCTGGACGATTCTCCGGAAAAAGCACGCCTTCTGGTATCCCGCTACCGGGAATTGCTGGACGGCTCCTGCACTGCGGCCCGGCTCATCCGGGAACTGGACGTCGCGGAACAGCTCGGCACCACGGAAGGCACGCTCCGGCCCAGATAACGCAAGCCCGGGCCTGGCAAGGAGAAAGGCGGACAAAGAATGCACCGCCCGCGCCTTGAAGCGGCGCAAAAACCGCCTTATGATGGCATCAATGGGAATGGAAGACTCCTTTCCCGGAACTTCCGCAAGATGAATAATTCCCTTAAAGACCGCCTGGTCCGTCACATGGAAGACGGACATTACGAACCCCAGAGCAAATCAGAACTGGCCCGCGCCCTGAACGTGGATTCCCGGCAGAAGCAGGACTTCCGCGCCATTGTGGACCAGCTGGAGGAGGAAGGCAGGCTCGTGCGGCTGCAAAAGGGGAGATACGCCCTGAAACGGGAACGCCGGAACCTGGTGCACGGCATGATCCGCATCCTGCGCTCCGGCAAGATTCTTTTTCTCCCCAAAAAGGGGGATCCCGCCGCGGCGGACCTGGGGTGGGATCTGGAGGCCATTCCGGAGCTGGAGCTCAAGCCCAACCACCTGGGAACCGCCCTGGACGGGGACCGCGTGGCCGTGCGCGTGGAACGCAAGGCGGCCAAGGGCCGGAGAAACGTCCGCAGGGACCGCTTTTCTTCTCCGGATACCGGCATGAAAGCCCGCGTGGAGGAAGTGACGGAACGCGCGCGCTCCCGCTGGCTGGGCGTTTTCCGCGCCGGAAAGAACAAGCTGGGCCGCGTGCTCGGGGACGGCGTAGGCTCTCCGGAATACATTGAACTGGTGGAAAAACCCGCCATGGAGGTGCTTCCCGGCCAACTGGTTTCCGTGGAACCCGTGTCCCGCGGGGAAGAAAAGAAGGCCCCGCGCGGGAAAATCGTGGAGGTGCTCGGCTACCCGGACGATCCCCACGTGGACATGGAAGCCGTCATCAGAAAGTATGACCTGCCCGTGGAATTCCCCGCCTCCGTGCTTCAGGAGGTGGAATCTTTCCGGAAAAACCCTTCTTCCGCGGAACTGGGCCGCCGGGAGGACTGGACGGACCGCACCGTCATCACCATTGACCCGGCAAGCGCCAGGGATTTTGACGACGCCATCTCCATCACGGCCACTCCGTCCGGCTGGACGCTGGCCGTCCACATCGCGGATGTCTCCCATTTTGTGAAGCCCGGCGGCGCGCTGGATGAGGAAGCCCTGCGCCGCGGCAACTCCACCTACCTGCCGGACCGCGTCCTTCCGATGCTGCCTCCCCGCCTTTCCGATGATTTGTGCAGCCTGCGGCCGGACGTCGTGCGCCTGACGAAGGTATGCGAAATGAAGTTTGATAAAAAGGGGAAGATGCTCCACGCCCGCTTCGCGGACGCCTTCATCCGCAGCAAGGCGCGCCTGACCTACCAGGAGGCCTTCACCATGCTGAAAGGGCATGACAAGGGGGAAGTTCCCTCCATGGTCCGTGAAGCCTGGAAGCTGGCCTCCATCCTGCGCCGCAACCGCTACGCCAAGGGAGCCCTGGACCTGGACTTCCCGGAAGTGCGCGCCGTCATGGACAAGGACGGCCGCGTGACGGACATCATCACGGAAGAGTACGATGAGAGCCACCAGCTCATTGAGGAGTGCATGCTGGCCGCCAACGAGGCCGTGGCCCTGACGCTGAAAAACAGGAACCGCCCCACCATCTACCGTGTCCATGAAGAACCGGATTCCGCCAAGCTCTTTGAATTCGGCCAGTTGTGCAAACTGTACGGGCACCCCGTCCACGACATCGGCCAGCGCCAGTACCTTAATGAGCTGATGAAGTCCATCAAGGGTTCCCCGGACGAGCAATTGCTCAAGCTGGCGCTCCTGAAAAGCCTGATGCGGGCCAGGTACGATACGGAGCCCCTGGGCCATTACGGCCTGGCCACCGCCAATTACTGCCACTTCACCAGCCCCATCCGCCGTTACGCGGACCTGGTGGTTCACCGCTCCCTGAATCCCCTGCTGGCCAATCCCCCCAAGGGGGCCAAAGGCGCCGGCAGCGTAGGCAGGCTGGAGGAGGACGCGGAACACATTTCAGAGACGGAGCGCACTTCCGCCAGTGCGGAAAAGGACGCCAACCGGATGAAGCTTTTCGAATGGCTGGAAGGCCAGTGCTATGCGGACCATCCGGAAGTGCACGAGGCCCTGATTACGGAAACGCGCCACTTCGGCGTGCTGCTGGAAATCCCGCGCCTCCAGATCAAGGGGCT
This portion of the Akkermansia massiliensis genome encodes:
- a CDS encoding ribonuclease R family protein, with translation MNNSLKDRLVRHMEDGHYEPQSKSELARALNVDSRQKQDFRAIVDQLEEEGRLVRLQKGRYALKRERRNLVHGMIRILRSGKILFLPKKGDPAAADLGWDLEAIPELELKPNHLGTALDGDRVAVRVERKAAKGRRNVRRDRFSSPDTGMKARVEEVTERARSRWLGVFRAGKNKLGRVLGDGVGSPEYIELVEKPAMEVLPGQLVSVEPVSRGEEKKAPRGKIVEVLGYPDDPHVDMEAVIRKYDLPVEFPASVLQEVESFRKNPSSAELGRREDWTDRTVITIDPASARDFDDAISITATPSGWTLAVHIADVSHFVKPGGALDEEALRRGNSTYLPDRVLPMLPPRLSDDLCSLRPDVVRLTKVCEMKFDKKGKMLHARFADAFIRSKARLTYQEAFTMLKGHDKGEVPSMVREAWKLASILRRNRYAKGALDLDFPEVRAVMDKDGRVTDIITEEYDESHQLIEECMLAANEAVALTLKNRNRPTIYRVHEEPDSAKLFEFGQLCKLYGHPVHDIGQRQYLNELMKSIKGSPDEQLLKLALLKSLMRARYDTEPLGHYGLATANYCHFTSPIRRYADLVVHRSLNPLLANPPKGAKGAGSVGRLEEDAEHISETERTSASAEKDANRMKLFEWLEGQCYADHPEVHEALITETRHFGVLLEIPRLQIKGLIKPDKLPGGRWVYEAFANRWKSDHGSVLCAGLRIPVIPVKVDREQQWADFTIASREERRQPEKTASPGRKEKRTPGRRRRNR